One window of the Microvirga mediterraneensis genome contains the following:
- the lipB gene encoding lipoyl(octanoyl) transferase LipB, with the protein MSNLRDSLTFQFPPESGSPPVEWVITEGLVPYEEAVAFMESRAEAIAAGEARELVWLVEHPPLYTAGTSARPEDLVDPDRFPVHQTGRGGQYTYHGPGQRVAYVMLDLRRRAPDLRRYVTALEAWLIATLDSFNIRGERREDRVGVWVRRPDKGETAEDKIAAIGIRVRRWATFHGISLNVEPDLSHFTGIVPCGVTRHGVTSLVDLGIPVTMPEVDAAMRRAFEEIFGPTERAEIPLLLSHGV; encoded by the coding sequence GTGTCGAACCTGCGAGACAGCCTGACCTTTCAGTTTCCGCCTGAGAGCGGCTCTCCTCCCGTGGAATGGGTCATCACGGAGGGCCTTGTCCCTTACGAGGAGGCTGTCGCCTTCATGGAATCCCGGGCGGAAGCGATTGCTGCCGGCGAGGCGCGGGAACTGGTGTGGCTGGTGGAGCATCCGCCGCTCTACACGGCCGGGACCTCGGCCAGACCGGAAGACCTCGTGGACCCGGACCGCTTCCCTGTCCACCAGACGGGCCGGGGAGGGCAATACACCTATCATGGACCGGGCCAGCGGGTTGCGTATGTGATGCTCGACCTCAGGCGCCGCGCCCCCGACCTTCGCCGCTACGTGACGGCGCTCGAAGCCTGGCTCATCGCGACCCTGGATTCCTTCAACATCCGCGGCGAGCGGCGGGAGGACCGGGTCGGTGTGTGGGTCAGGCGGCCCGACAAGGGCGAGACGGCCGAGGACAAGATCGCCGCGATCGGCATCCGCGTCCGCCGCTGGGCGACCTTCCATGGAATCAGCCTCAACGTGGAGCCGGATCTTTCGCATTTCACCGGCATCGTGCCCTGCGGCGTGACCCGGCACGGGGTCACGAGCCTCGTCGATCTCGGCATCCCGGTCACCATGCCGGAGGTCGATGCGGCGATGCGCAGGGCTTTCGAGGAGATTTTCGGGCCGACGGAGAGGGCGGAGATACCGTTGCTCTTGAGCCACGGCGTCTAG
- the mgtE gene encoding magnesium transporter: MLEVEDKTPLPKPDEPETEALAFRDEEGELNPEFLAAAADAIEASEVERLQKLVEGFHESELGDLLEALEPDQRPRLIELLGRSFDFAALTEVDEAVREEILEELETATVAEGVRDLDSDDAITILESLPEEEKAEVLDQLPAVERVALQRSLDYPEDSAGRRMQTEFIAVPPFWTVGQTIDFMRETADLPETFYEIFVIDPAGHLLGAVALDRLLRSKRPVTIQEIMDDEPDRVKATEHQEEVARLFERYNLVSAAVVDEAGRLVGVILVDDIVDVLEEEADADIKQLGGVKSDEELSDTVLYTQRSRFPWLFANMCTAFLAAGVIRVFEESLERMVALAILMPIVASMGGNAGTQTMTVAVRALATRELGRANAWRIIRREAAVGILNGLVFAVILGTVASVWFQSPQIGLVIGLALISVLLFAALGGIFVPLTLNRFGVDPAVSSGPFVTSITDIVGFFSFLGIATVWFRL, encoded by the coding sequence ATGCTGGAAGTCGAAGACAAGACGCCGCTTCCGAAGCCCGATGAGCCAGAAACCGAAGCCCTGGCCTTCAGGGACGAGGAGGGCGAGCTCAATCCGGAATTTCTGGCCGCCGCCGCCGATGCCATCGAGGCCTCGGAGGTCGAGCGCCTGCAGAAGCTCGTCGAAGGCTTCCACGAATCCGAGCTCGGCGACCTGCTCGAAGCACTCGAGCCCGATCAGCGCCCTCGCCTCATCGAACTTCTCGGCCGGTCCTTCGATTTTGCCGCCCTCACAGAGGTGGACGAAGCGGTCCGCGAGGAAATTCTCGAGGAGCTCGAAACCGCGACCGTCGCCGAGGGCGTCCGCGACCTCGATTCCGACGACGCGATCACGATTCTCGAAAGCCTTCCCGAAGAGGAGAAGGCGGAAGTTCTCGATCAGCTTCCGGCCGTCGAGCGCGTGGCGCTCCAGCGCTCCCTCGATTACCCCGAGGACAGCGCCGGGCGGCGCATGCAGACCGAGTTCATCGCCGTGCCGCCGTTCTGGACGGTGGGGCAGACGATCGACTTCATGCGCGAGACGGCAGACCTGCCGGAGACCTTCTACGAGATCTTCGTCATCGATCCGGCGGGCCACCTGCTCGGAGCCGTGGCCTTGGACAGGCTCCTGCGCTCGAAGCGTCCGGTCACGATCCAGGAGATCATGGACGACGAGCCCGACCGGGTGAAGGCGACCGAGCACCAGGAGGAAGTGGCGCGCCTGTTCGAGCGCTACAACCTCGTGTCCGCGGCCGTGGTGGACGAGGCGGGGCGCCTCGTCGGCGTCATCCTCGTCGACGATATCGTGGACGTGCTCGAGGAAGAGGCCGACGCCGACATCAAGCAGCTCGGCGGCGTGAAATCCGACGAAGAGCTGTCGGACACGGTGCTCTACACCCAGAGAAGCCGCTTCCCCTGGCTCTTCGCCAATATGTGCACCGCCTTCCTGGCCGCGGGCGTGATCCGCGTCTTCGAGGAATCCCTGGAACGGATGGTGGCGCTCGCGATCCTGATGCCCATCGTGGCGTCCATGGGCGGCAATGCCGGCACCCAGACCATGACGGTGGCCGTCCGGGCGCTCGCCACCCGCGAACTCGGCCGCGCCAACGCCTGGCGCATCATCCGCCGCGAGGCGGCGGTCGGCATCCTAAACGGGCTGGTCTTCGCCGTCATCCTGGGTACGGTCGCGAGCGTGTGGTTCCAGTCGCCCCAGATCGGCCTGGTGATCGGCCTCGCGCTCATCTCGGTCCTGCTCTTCGCGGCGCTCGGAGGCATCTTCGTCCCACTGACGCTCAACCGGTTCGGCGTCGACCCGGCCGTGTCGTCCGGCCCCTTCGTCACGAGCATCACGGATATCGTCGGCTTTT
- a CDS encoding carboxyl transferase domain-containing protein, producing the protein MPVIATSADLTSDAARANRAAWAELAEELQAKRQEVAEGGPAKARERHLARGKLLPRERVMRLLDPGAPFLELGSLAAHGMYEDAIHGAGIITGIGRVEGREVMIVCNDSTIKGGTYYPMTVKKHLRAQEVARENRLPCIYLVDSGGANLPHQTDVFPDREHFGRIFYNQATLSSLGIPQIACVMGSCTAGGAYVPAMSDETIIVRRQGTIFLGGPPLVKAATGEVVSAEDLGGADVHARLSGVADHYATDDVHALAIVRRIVGTLNTRKSIEIDIADPVEPKYGIDDLDAIVPTDLKKQYDIREVIARLVDGSEFDEFKRLYGTTLVTGFARIWGMPVGIIGNNGILFSESAQKGAHFIELCCQRRIPLLFLQNISGFMVGRQYEAGGIAKDGAKLVTAVACAQVPKVTLLVGGSFGAGNYGMCGRAYSPRFLFTWPNSRISVMGGEQAASVLATVRRDNIEAEGKAWSADEEESFKAPIRDKYEKEGSPYYATARLWDDGIILPSETRRVLALAFSAALNAPVPETKFGVFRM; encoded by the coding sequence GTGCCCGTCATCGCCACCTCCGCCGATCTGACATCGGACGCCGCGCGGGCTAACCGTGCCGCCTGGGCCGAACTTGCCGAAGAGCTCCAGGCCAAGCGGCAGGAAGTGGCGGAGGGTGGCCCCGCCAAGGCACGGGAGCGTCACCTAGCCCGCGGCAAGCTCCTGCCGCGCGAGCGCGTGATGCGGCTTCTCGATCCGGGCGCCCCGTTCCTGGAACTCGGCTCGCTCGCCGCTCACGGCATGTATGAGGACGCGATCCACGGTGCCGGCATCATCACGGGCATCGGGCGCGTCGAAGGCCGCGAGGTCATGATCGTCTGCAACGATTCGACGATCAAGGGCGGCACCTATTACCCGATGACGGTGAAGAAGCACCTGCGCGCCCAGGAAGTGGCGCGCGAGAACCGTCTGCCCTGCATCTATCTGGTCGATTCCGGCGGCGCGAACCTGCCGCACCAGACGGATGTCTTCCCCGACCGGGAGCATTTCGGGCGCATCTTCTACAATCAGGCGACGCTGTCGTCGCTCGGCATTCCGCAGATCGCCTGCGTCATGGGTTCATGCACGGCGGGCGGTGCCTATGTGCCGGCGATGTCCGACGAGACCATCATCGTGCGCCGCCAGGGCACGATCTTCCTCGGCGGTCCGCCCCTGGTGAAAGCGGCGACCGGCGAGGTGGTGTCGGCCGAGGATCTCGGCGGCGCGGATGTCCATGCCCGCCTCTCCGGCGTGGCGGATCACTACGCTACCGACGACGTCCACGCGCTCGCCATCGTGCGCCGCATCGTCGGCACACTGAACACGCGCAAGAGCATCGAGATCGACATCGCCGATCCGGTGGAGCCGAAATACGGCATCGACGATCTCGACGCGATCGTGCCCACGGACCTCAAGAAACAATACGACATCCGCGAAGTGATCGCCCGCCTGGTCGACGGCTCCGAGTTCGACGAGTTCAAGCGCCTTTACGGCACGACTCTCGTCACGGGCTTCGCGCGGATCTGGGGCATGCCGGTCGGCATCATCGGCAATAACGGCATCCTGTTCTCGGAAAGCGCGCAGAAAGGCGCGCATTTCATCGAGCTGTGCTGTCAGCGGCGTATCCCGCTTCTCTTCCTGCAGAACATCTCCGGCTTCATGGTCGGCCGCCAGTACGAGGCGGGCGGCATCGCCAAGGACGGCGCCAAGCTCGTCACGGCGGTGGCCTGCGCCCAGGTGCCGAAAGTCACTCTGCTGGTCGGCGGCTCGTTCGGCGCAGGCAATTACGGTATGTGCGGCCGGGCCTATTCCCCGCGTTTCCTCTTTACCTGGCCGAACTCGCGTATTTCCGTGATGGGCGGCGAGCAGGCAGCGAGCGTTCTCGCCACCGTCCGGCGGGACAATATCGAGGCCGAGGGCAAGGCCTGGAGCGCGGACGAGGAGGAGAGTTTCAAGGCGCCGATCCGCGACAAGTATGAAAAGGAGGGCTCGCCTTACTACGCGACCGCCCGCCTGTGGGACGACGGAATCATCCTGCCCTCCGAGACCCGCCGCGTGCTCGCCTTGGCCTTTTCGGCCGCGTTGAACGCTCCGGTTCCCGAGACGAAGTTCGGCGTGTTCAGGATGTAG